From Actinomycetota bacterium, a single genomic window includes:
- a CDS encoding NAD-dependent epimerase/dehydratase family protein, with protein sequence MRIAIFGGTAFIGWHLSRHLGSRGHELLLVHRGKTEPEGLPDAEHLHVERSELAGAAADVAAFRPDVVVDCLAMSREGAEAGLAAIPEGARAVMWSSVDVYRGYTAMMRETCTDAVPFFEDSPVREERYPYADQGHTTYEKLDAEEAYLARGGTVLRLSMIYGPRDYQRREEFVLRRLRAGRDRIPIGSGGFVTSRCFAPDVAELTRLVCEREDVGGEVFNACERAAWPMAALAREIVDAAGSDAELVRVPDDRLPPDMGMTGAIAQHLLASSDKARTVLGWSHTDPREALRETVRWHLDNPPPQSDPDFSADDEALAAVAG encoded by the coding sequence ATGCGCATCGCGATCTTCGGGGGGACGGCCTTCATCGGGTGGCACCTTTCCAGGCACCTGGGCTCCCGGGGACACGAGCTGCTGCTCGTCCATCGGGGCAAGACGGAGCCGGAGGGGCTCCCGGACGCCGAGCACCTGCACGTGGAGCGGTCCGAGCTGGCCGGCGCGGCTGCGGACGTGGCCGCGTTCCGCCCGGACGTGGTCGTCGACTGCCTGGCGATGAGCCGCGAGGGAGCCGAGGCCGGTCTGGCCGCGATCCCCGAGGGCGCCCGGGCCGTCATGTGGTCGAGCGTGGACGTGTACCGGGGCTACACGGCGATGATGCGGGAGACGTGCACCGACGCCGTGCCCTTCTTCGAGGACTCCCCCGTACGGGAGGAGCGGTACCCCTACGCCGACCAGGGGCACACCACCTACGAGAAGCTGGACGCCGAGGAGGCCTACCTGGCCCGCGGAGGCACCGTGCTGCGGCTATCGATGATCTACGGACCGCGCGACTACCAGCGGCGGGAGGAGTTCGTCCTGCGGCGCCTCAGGGCGGGCAGGGACCGGATCCCCATAGGGAGCGGGGGGTTCGTCACCTCCCGCTGCTTCGCTCCCGACGTGGCCGAGCTGACCCGGCTCGTGTGCGAGCGCGAGGACGTCGGGGGCGAGGTGTTCAACGCGTGCGAGCGGGCGGCGTGGCCGATGGCCGCCCTGGCCCGCGAGATCGTGGACGCCGCCGGCTCCGACGCCGAGCTCGTGAGGGTGCCCGACGACCGGCTCCCCCCGGACATGGGGATGACCGGAGCCATCGCCCAGCACCTGCTCGCGTCCTCCGACAAGGCGCGGACGGTCCTGGGCTGGTCGCACACCGACCCGCGCGAGGCGCTGCGGGAGACGGTGCGCTGGCACCTGGACAACCCGCCGCCGCAGTCGGACCCAGACTTCTCAGCCGACGACGAGGCCTTGGCCGCCGTCGCCGGCTGA
- a CDS encoding MFS transporter, which translates to MTIDVTPLRASRDYRLLWFGQLVSLSGSQLRFVAVPYQVWLLTRSPLAVGMIGLFQAVPLMVFSLWGGVVADHVDRRKLLLLTQVGLAGVSVGLAVGTATGFARLPYLYALTAAGATLSALDGPARQSMIPSLVGRERIPAAMALNQVLFQTSGVIGPAVGGLLIAWVGLATTYWVDVATYGAAITAVAMMRPPARRADGGRPGLRSLVEGLRYLRGNRVLLSTMGIDLMAMFLSSPRALYPFFAEEVFAVGPQGLGLLFAAPGAGALAGALFAGWVQHVRRQGAAVLIAVAGWGLAIAAFGIVNRWFWLGLVFLAAAGMSDVFSAIFRGTILQMMVPDRLRGRMTAVNLMVVISGPRLGEVWSGAFASLASPVFAVGAGGLACVAGVVIVAMLVPALRRYEVDPDRLEADE; encoded by the coding sequence ATGACGATCGACGTGACGCCCCTGCGGGCGTCGCGCGACTACCGGTTGCTGTGGTTCGGGCAGCTCGTCTCCCTCAGCGGGTCGCAGCTGCGGTTCGTCGCCGTCCCCTACCAGGTGTGGCTCCTCACCCGCTCCCCGCTCGCCGTCGGGATGATCGGACTGTTCCAAGCCGTCCCGCTGATGGTGTTCTCCCTGTGGGGAGGCGTCGTCGCCGACCACGTGGACCGCCGGAAGCTCCTTCTCCTCACCCAGGTCGGGTTGGCCGGGGTATCCGTCGGGCTGGCCGTCGGGACAGCGACCGGGTTCGCCAGGCTCCCGTACCTGTATGCGCTGACCGCGGCGGGAGCCACGCTGAGCGCGCTGGACGGGCCAGCCCGCCAGTCGATGATCCCCTCCCTCGTGGGCCGGGAGCGGATCCCCGCCGCGATGGCGCTCAACCAGGTCCTCTTCCAGACGTCCGGTGTGATCGGCCCGGCGGTCGGCGGGCTGCTGATCGCCTGGGTCGGGCTCGCCACCACCTACTGGGTCGATGTGGCGACCTACGGCGCGGCGATCACCGCGGTGGCCATGATGCGGCCCCCGGCGCGTCGGGCGGACGGGGGCCGCCCCGGGCTGCGCTCGCTCGTGGAAGGCCTGCGCTACCTCAGGGGCAACCGCGTCCTCCTCTCGACGATGGGCATCGACCTCATGGCGATGTTCCTCAGCTCCCCGAGAGCCCTGTACCCCTTCTTCGCCGAGGAGGTGTTCGCGGTCGGCCCGCAGGGACTGGGACTGCTCTTCGCCGCGCCCGGCGCAGGCGCGCTCGCCGGGGCCCTCTTCGCAGGATGGGTCCAGCACGTCCGGAGGCAGGGGGCGGCCGTGCTGATCGCGGTGGCGGGGTGGGGACTGGCCATCGCCGCGTTCGGGATCGTGAACCGATGGTTCTGGCTGGGGCTCGTCTTCCTGGCGGCGGCCGGGATGTCGGACGTGTTCAGCGCCATCTTCCGCGGGACGATCCTGCAGATGATGGTCCCCGACCGGCTCCGAGGACGCATGACGGCCGTCAACCTGATGGTGGTCATCTCGGGTCCACGCCTCGGCGAGGTCTGGTCGGGCGCGTTCGCCTCGCTGGCCTCCCCGGTGTTCGCCGTGGGCGCCGGAGGGCTCGCCTGCGTGGCCGGGGTGGTGATCGTCGCGATGCTCGTCCCCGCGCTGCGACGCTACGAGGTCGACCCGGACCGGCTCGAAGCGGACGAGTGA
- a CDS encoding ABC transporter ATP-binding protein: MRGMWTMVRFAFQADAWRASASLVLSVARNAFEPVFALALKMIADAALAADASAVWTTAGLVTGALALVILSGWSGFHADTVLQEKMSVLIDRRLMDLAGGIPSIEHHERPDYHDQIELLRSDTQALSSVQRQIVENIGTVVRVGATAFLLARIHPALLALPLFAIPSLGTSALAESWRQRARERTASEVRLSRHLFDLATTPAPGKELRLFGLKGELVDRHDAAWRVADREQNRTALRGGALVTAGWLLFGIGYVGAVVFVVRRAMTGRATPGDVLLTLTLASAVNNQVQQSVMMLMWMLRSLVVVRRYLWLQEYAAERSRRAPDPAPVPARIDEAIVFEDVSFRYPGTETDVLTGVELTIPAGSTVAVVGDNGAGKSTLMKLLARFYEPTSGRMTLDGVDISRFDPERWRERLSAGFQDFARFEFVALNTVGVGRLPELDDETAVGAALGRAGAADVVDTLPQGLSTQLGRTFEGGVELSGGQWQKLALGRAMMRPDPLLLILDEPTASLDAETEHALFERYASAAGRVASETGAVTVLVSHRFSTVRMADLIVVIDGGRVVEHGSHHELMARGGLYAELFELQARAYR; this comes from the coding sequence ATGCGCGGCATGTGGACGATGGTCCGCTTCGCCTTCCAGGCCGACGCATGGCGGGCGAGCGCGAGCCTGGTCCTGTCCGTCGCCAGGAACGCCTTCGAGCCGGTCTTCGCGCTGGCCCTGAAGATGATCGCCGACGCCGCCCTCGCCGCGGACGCATCCGCCGTCTGGACCACGGCGGGGCTCGTGACGGGCGCCCTCGCGCTGGTGATCCTGTCCGGGTGGTCGGGGTTCCACGCCGACACGGTCCTGCAGGAGAAGATGAGCGTCCTGATCGACCGGCGCCTGATGGACCTCGCCGGCGGCATCCCCTCCATCGAGCACCACGAGCGTCCCGACTACCACGACCAGATCGAGCTGCTGCGCTCGGACACCCAGGCTCTCTCGTCGGTGCAGCGGCAGATCGTCGAGAACATCGGGACGGTCGTGCGCGTGGGCGCGACCGCGTTCCTGCTCGCGCGGATCCACCCGGCGCTGCTCGCCCTGCCCCTGTTCGCGATCCCGTCGCTCGGGACGAGCGCGCTCGCCGAGTCGTGGCGGCAGAGAGCGCGGGAGCGGACCGCGTCGGAGGTGCGGCTGTCCCGGCACCTGTTCGACCTCGCCACGACGCCCGCCCCCGGCAAGGAGCTGCGGCTCTTCGGGCTGAAGGGGGAGCTGGTCGACCGCCACGACGCGGCCTGGCGGGTCGCCGACCGGGAGCAGAACCGCACCGCCCTGCGCGGCGGCGCGCTGGTCACGGCGGGCTGGCTGCTGTTCGGGATCGGCTACGTCGGCGCCGTCGTCTTCGTGGTGAGGCGGGCGATGACGGGCCGGGCCACCCCCGGGGACGTGCTGCTCACCCTGACGCTCGCGTCGGCCGTGAACAACCAGGTGCAGCAGTCCGTGATGATGCTGATGTGGATGCTGCGGTCGCTCGTCGTGGTCCGCCGCTATCTATGGCTGCAGGAGTACGCGGCCGAGAGGTCGAGGCGGGCTCCCGACCCGGCGCCCGTCCCGGCGCGGATCGACGAGGCGATCGTCTTCGAGGACGTTTCCTTCCGCTACCCGGGCACGGAGACCGACGTCCTGACCGGGGTCGAGCTCACCATCCCCGCCGGCTCGACGGTCGCGGTCGTCGGCGACAACGGCGCCGGCAAGTCGACGCTGATGAAGCTCCTCGCGCGCTTCTACGAGCCGACCTCGGGCCGGATGACCCTCGACGGCGTCGACATCTCGCGCTTCGATCCCGAGCGGTGGCGTGAGCGGCTCTCGGCCGGGTTCCAGGACTTCGCCCGCTTCGAGTTCGTCGCGCTGAACACGGTCGGCGTGGGCAGGCTGCCCGAGCTGGACGACGAGACGGCGGTGGGGGCGGCGCTGGGACGCGCCGGCGCCGCCGACGTGGTGGACACGCTGCCGCAGGGTCTGTCCACGCAGCTCGGACGCACCTTCGAGGGAGGCGTGGAGCTCTCGGGCGGACAGTGGCAGAAGCTGGCGCTGGGGCGGGCGATGATGCGTCCGGACCCGCTCCTGCTCATCCTCGACGAGCCGACCGCGTCGCTCGACGCCGAGACGGAGCACGCGCTGTTCGAGCGGTACGCGAGCGCGGCGGGGCGGGTGGCCTCCGAGACGGGTGCGGTCACCGTGCTCGTCTCCCATCGCTTCTCGACCGTGCGGATGGCCGACCTGATCGTCGTGATCGACGGGGGCCGGGTGGTCGAGCACGGCTCCCACCACGAGCTCATGGCGCGCGGGGGACTGTACGCGGAGCTCTTCGAGCTCCAGGCCCGGGCCTACAGATGA
- a CDS encoding ABC transporter ATP-binding protein translates to MTLVLVAAVLMGAALPVAFQLASGALVGTVPGAVAGGPGSPAADRLQLALVAVAVVFVAQQVLAPVRTGFAEAFGRRVDGALRARTMRAVLAPSGIAHLEDPEVLDRISAARGVGTGNWKPGDAIVGLAGAWSNLLAGVASAVVLATFHPLAAASLLAVWVVVIRRFRREFMEVVEVHVGETPVLRRAQYLRDIALAPAAVKETRIFGLSRWVSATFDEHAVSALREVWRRRSKGWGAIAWAVALIGAANFATILLVGLAGARGTISLGELTVYIQAVFGVGALANIGDNELRVAYGAGSVPPLLELERSPSPAALTGLLPADGAPREAIRFEGVRFRYPGRDTDVFDGLDLTIPAGRSLAVVGSNGAGKTTLVKLLSRLYDPQEGRVAVDGVDLREIDPDAWQRRIGAIFQDFVRYELSARCNVGYGALDRIDDDAALTEAARRSGAWPAIESLADGWDTPLARHYEGGAELSGGQWQRVALARALFAVKSGAGVLILDEPTANLDVRSEADIYDRFLELTQGLTTIVISHRFSTVRRADRIVVLEGGRVVEEGSHEELMQRGGRYAHMFRLQAARFTDTEEAV, encoded by the coding sequence ATGACCCTCGTGCTGGTGGCGGCGGTCCTGATGGGGGCCGCCTTGCCGGTCGCCTTCCAGCTCGCGAGCGGGGCGCTGGTGGGGACCGTCCCGGGGGCGGTGGCCGGAGGCCCCGGCTCCCCCGCGGCGGACCGGCTGCAGCTGGCCCTCGTGGCCGTCGCGGTCGTCTTCGTCGCCCAGCAGGTGCTCGCTCCCGTCCGGACCGGGTTCGCCGAGGCGTTCGGGAGGCGGGTCGACGGCGCGCTGCGTGCTCGGACGATGCGAGCGGTCCTCGCCCCGTCCGGGATCGCCCACCTCGAGGACCCGGAGGTCCTGGACCGCATCTCGGCCGCACGCGGGGTCGGAACCGGCAACTGGAAACCCGGGGACGCGATCGTCGGGCTGGCCGGTGCGTGGAGCAACCTGCTCGCAGGCGTCGCGTCGGCCGTCGTGCTGGCGACCTTCCACCCGCTCGCCGCCGCCTCCCTGCTGGCCGTCTGGGTCGTCGTCATCCGGCGGTTCCGCCGGGAGTTCATGGAGGTCGTGGAGGTGCACGTCGGGGAGACGCCGGTCCTGCGCCGGGCCCAGTACCTCCGCGACATCGCCTTGGCTCCCGCTGCCGTGAAGGAGACGAGGATCTTCGGGTTGTCCAGATGGGTGAGCGCGACCTTCGACGAGCACGCCGTCTCGGCGCTCCGAGAGGTCTGGCGGCGCCGGAGCAAGGGCTGGGGAGCGATCGCCTGGGCGGTGGCCCTGATCGGCGCGGCCAACTTCGCGACCATCCTCCTGGTCGGGTTGGCCGGGGCGCGCGGGACGATCTCGCTCGGGGAGCTCACCGTCTACATCCAGGCCGTGTTCGGGGTCGGAGCCCTGGCCAACATCGGAGACAACGAGCTGCGGGTCGCTTACGGGGCCGGGTCGGTTCCCCCGCTGCTCGAGCTCGAGCGGTCCCCGAGCCCAGCCGCCCTCACGGGCCTGCTTCCCGCCGACGGCGCCCCACGCGAGGCGATCCGCTTCGAGGGCGTCCGGTTCCGCTACCCCGGGCGGGACACGGACGTGTTCGACGGGCTCGACCTGACCATCCCGGCCGGACGCTCCCTGGCCGTCGTGGGATCAAACGGCGCCGGCAAGACGACGCTCGTGAAGCTGCTCTCCCGCCTGTACGACCCGCAGGAGGGACGCGTCGCGGTGGACGGGGTCGACCTGCGCGAGATCGACCCGGACGCCTGGCAGCGCCGCATCGGCGCCATCTTCCAGGACTTCGTGCGCTACGAGCTGTCTGCGCGGTGCAACGTCGGGTACGGGGCGCTCGACCGGATCGACGACGACGCCGCGCTGACCGAGGCGGCTCGCCGGTCCGGCGCTTGGCCGGCCATCGAGTCGCTGGCCGACGGCTGGGACACCCCTCTCGCCCGTCACTACGAGGGGGGAGCCGAACTGTCCGGAGGGCAGTGGCAGAGGGTCGCCCTCGCCCGGGCCCTGTTCGCCGTGAAGTCGGGAGCCGGGGTGTTGATCCTCGACGAGCCCACGGCGAACCTCGACGTCCGCTCTGAGGCCGATATCTACGACCGCTTCCTCGAGCTCACGCAGGGGCTGACCACGATCGTCATCTCGCACCGCTTCTCCACCGTGCGCCGGGCCGACCGCATCGTGGTCCTCGAGGGGGGACGCGTCGTCGAGGAGGGATCCCACGAGGAGCTCATGCAGCGGGGTGGCCGGTACGCGCACATGTTCCGTCTCCAGGCGGCGCGGTTCACGGACACCGAGGAGGCCGTCTGA
- a CDS encoding winged helix-turn-helix domain-containing protein, translated as MPFEPPDTLVISELPALRAISDPLRMRILEELCPRERSVGELAAIVGSTRHRLYYHVRMLEKLGLIRETSQRTVSGAVERLYRASARTFVVSAEISPALLAGSIASVFGQTLREVEAAVGRQLGEEKREDPQVTVLRAIAPLDPDRHREFVRRFKALVQEMEQDPDQPGDVTRFGLLIAMAPVLEEES; from the coding sequence GTGCCATTCGAACCGCCTGACACGCTCGTCATCTCCGAGCTCCCGGCCCTGCGGGCCATCTCCGACCCCCTGCGCATGAGGATCCTGGAGGAGCTGTGTCCGCGGGAGCGGTCCGTGGGCGAGCTGGCCGCGATCGTGGGGTCGACCCGGCACCGGCTCTACTACCACGTCCGGATGCTGGAGAAGCTCGGGCTGATCCGGGAGACGTCCCAGCGGACCGTCTCCGGGGCGGTAGAGCGGCTGTACCGGGCCTCCGCCCGCACCTTCGTCGTCTCGGCCGAGATCTCACCCGCCCTGCTGGCCGGGTCGATCGCATCGGTGTTCGGACAGACGCTGCGCGAGGTCGAGGCGGCGGTAGGTCGCCAGCTCGGCGAGGAGAAGCGCGAGGACCCCCAGGTCACCGTCCTGCGCGCGATCGCCCCCCTCGACCCGGACCGCCACCGCGAGTTCGTGCGCCGGTTCAAGGCGCTCGTGCAGGAGATGGAGCAGGACCCGGACCAACCGGGCGACGTGACGAGGTTCGGCCTGCTGATCGCGATGGCTCCGGTGCTGGAGGAGGAGTCCTGA
- a CDS encoding aminopeptidase P N-terminal domain-containing protein translates to MDTPFAQRRRELMDALGDDSIAVIAGAPAPADEGPFRQDPDLWMLTGFAEPDAVALFDPGHPEERYVLFVRPRDELAELWDGPRAGPEGAIRDHGADAAYPIGELSAKLRERAIGRSAIVYRLGGSHDSLVTGLIQQARAMRSHGVTVPDRIVDPTPVLWEMRVQKTPAELESLRRACAISAEGHLEAMRVGAPGAYEYEVQAALEHRFRMSGSRRNAFGTIVASGPNACVLHYVDNSRRIEQGDLVLVDAGAGFGEMAGDISRTFPADGSFSGPQRDLYEVVLAANEAAVAAVRPGASMKQVHETARRVLAEGMVALGLLPGPVDDALSMQHDRTFFPHGTSHLLGMDVHDVGATRLEGAPRPLRSGMVFTIEPGLYVSPGRETVSLPLLPIDEEAQWERRLRLGPQASKRVEDEERAGAEEMEHPVPEAFCGIGIRIEDDVVVTEGGCEVLTSGVPKAVAEVEAACRRA, encoded by the coding sequence GTGGACACGCCCTTCGCGCAGCGACGCCGGGAGCTGATGGACGCCCTCGGGGACGACTCGATCGCCGTGATCGCCGGCGCCCCGGCCCCGGCCGACGAGGGCCCGTTCCGCCAGGACCCCGACCTGTGGATGCTCACCGGGTTCGCGGAGCCGGACGCGGTCGCCCTCTTCGACCCAGGCCACCCCGAAGAGCGGTACGTCCTGTTCGTCCGGCCCCGCGACGAGCTCGCCGAGCTGTGGGACGGGCCGCGCGCCGGTCCCGAGGGAGCCATCCGCGACCACGGGGCGGACGCCGCGTACCCCATCGGGGAGCTGAGCGCGAAGCTGCGCGAGCGGGCGATCGGGCGCTCGGCCATCGTCTACCGGCTCGGCGGCTCCCACGACTCGCTCGTCACCGGGCTGATCCAGCAGGCCCGGGCCATGAGGTCCCACGGGGTGACGGTCCCCGACCGGATCGTGGACCCGACCCCTGTGCTGTGGGAGATGCGCGTCCAGAAGACCCCCGCGGAGCTGGAGTCGCTGCGGCGCGCCTGCGCCATCAGCGCCGAGGGCCACCTGGAGGCGATGCGGGTTGGCGCCCCCGGCGCGTACGAGTACGAGGTGCAGGCCGCGCTCGAGCACCGGTTCCGCATGTCCGGGTCCAGGCGCAACGCTTTCGGCACGATCGTGGCGTCCGGTCCCAACGCGTGCGTGCTGCACTACGTGGACAACTCCCGGCGGATCGAGCAGGGCGACCTCGTCCTGGTCGACGCGGGAGCCGGGTTCGGCGAGATGGCCGGCGACATAAGCCGGACCTTCCCCGCGGACGGGTCGTTCTCGGGCCCGCAACGCGACCTGTACGAGGTGGTCCTGGCCGCCAATGAGGCGGCGGTCGCGGCGGTGCGTCCGGGGGCCTCGATGAAACAGGTGCACGAGACCGCCCGACGGGTCCTCGCCGAGGGCATGGTCGCGCTGGGGCTGCTGCCCGGACCGGTGGACGACGCGCTCTCCATGCAGCACGACCGGACCTTCTTCCCCCACGGGACGAGCCACCTGCTCGGCATGGACGTCCACGACGTCGGCGCCACGCGCCTGGAGGGAGCCCCCCGCCCGCTGCGCAGCGGCATGGTGTTCACGATCGAGCCCGGACTGTACGTGTCCCCCGGACGGGAGACCGTCTCCCTGCCGCTGCTCCCGATCGATGAGGAGGCCCAGTGGGAGCGGAGGCTGCGCCTCGGACCCCAGGCGTCCAAGCGGGTGGAGGACGAGGAGCGCGCGGGGGCCGAGGAGATGGAGCACCCCGTGCCCGAGGCCTTCTGCGGCATCGGCATCCGCATCGAGGACGACGTCGTCGTGACGGAAGGCGGGTGCGAGGTCCTCACCTCGGGCGTGCCTAAGGCGGTCGCGGAGGTGGAGGCCGCCTGCCGGCGCGCTTGA
- a CDS encoding bifunctional precorrin-2 dehydrogenase/sirohydrochlorin ferrochelatase translates to MPASAFAGGPCVCRHRIEVCDERCVRELVDVPSYFACLRLTGRRCVVVGGGPVALEKVEGLLACGADVTLVSPEAVADLAGLAEEGSIVWTRRGYLPQDLDGAFVVVAATDDTDLNVAVSQDADARGTLCNVADVPPLCSFILPAVVRNGPVAIAVSTSGASPALAQRMRDEIAAAFGEPYARLAEILNEVRGWAKATLPTYRSRKAFFDSVVHGTPDPVELLRTGDEAGLRELLERRRREASPD, encoded by the coding sequence ATGCCCGCGTCGGCCTTCGCGGGGGGCCCCTGCGTCTGCCGCCACCGGATCGAGGTCTGCGACGAGCGCTGCGTCCGGGAGCTGGTGGACGTGCCGTCCTACTTCGCCTGCCTGCGCCTCACCGGACGTCGCTGCGTCGTGGTCGGCGGGGGGCCGGTGGCCCTCGAGAAGGTGGAGGGCCTCCTCGCCTGCGGCGCAGACGTCACGCTCGTCTCCCCGGAGGCGGTCGCGGACCTGGCGGGGCTGGCCGAGGAGGGGTCGATCGTCTGGACCCGCCGGGGCTACCTCCCCCAGGACCTCGACGGGGCCTTCGTGGTGGTCGCGGCAACCGACGACACGGATCTGAACGTCGCCGTCTCCCAGGACGCGGACGCCCGGGGGACCCTGTGCAACGTCGCGGACGTCCCGCCTCTCTGCAGCTTCATCCTGCCGGCGGTCGTGCGGAACGGACCCGTCGCCATCGCGGTCTCGACCTCGGGAGCCTCGCCCGCCCTCGCGCAGCGGATGCGAGACGAGATCGCGGCCGCGTTCGGTGAGCCTTACGCGCGGCTGGCCGAGATCCTCAACGAGGTGCGGGGGTGGGCGAAGGCGACGCTCCCGACCTATCGGTCCCGCAAGGCCTTCTTCGACTCGGTCGTGCACGGGACCCCAGACCCGGTCGAGCTGCTGCGCACGGGAGACGAGGCCGGGCTCCGGGAGCTCCTCGAGCGACGCCGCCGCGAGGCCTCCCCCGACTAG
- a CDS encoding DUF4437 domain-containing protein: protein MRPHVELIHADDYIWHAAELPGGEGRAAERRLSVDEEDGSCSLQIRFETDWGRGPGILHANTEFYVLDGEMSYGGQRMGKGAYVYIPKGVPGDAITFREGTTILHYREYGDAGFDPVDSTNAPRWDDAYEDVIVIDTEAMKWDPVAVEGPMPGLLIKYLHIDPVSGFYTRLVHASEGWADHRLAHHPCYEEAYTTQGHMTYNFGTLVEGTYFFRPARVKHGHFTSMEGGATWLLRSDGELTNWYTQNEYVRWGGEAVNYGPNGGRMVWSQSTHDLAQPWRDPDDLAHLYKSLQFQWDRGAKDVPYKPHGTGPDPSLVQLAKAFERARMAEHGHGEHTHDDEEAVPTHEAMGLADPRSLEHPDERTDRRSHDWGAGRPYKQGDPTPAPILSSLPVRSRKAGRWDGDGM, encoded by the coding sequence ATGAGACCCCATGTCGAGCTGATCCACGCCGACGACTACATCTGGCACGCCGCCGAGCTCCCGGGGGGCGAGGGCCGGGCCGCCGAGCGTCGCCTCTCCGTGGACGAGGAGGACGGGTCCTGCTCCCTGCAGATCCGGTTCGAGACCGACTGGGGACGCGGGCCGGGCATCCTCCACGCCAACACCGAGTTCTACGTGCTGGACGGGGAGATGTCCTACGGCGGACAGCGGATGGGCAAGGGCGCTTACGTCTACATCCCGAAGGGGGTGCCGGGCGACGCGATCACCTTCCGTGAGGGGACGACGATCCTGCACTACCGCGAGTACGGCGACGCCGGGTTCGACCCGGTCGATTCGACCAACGCCCCCCGCTGGGACGACGCCTACGAGGACGTCATAGTCATCGACACCGAGGCCATGAAGTGGGACCCGGTGGCGGTGGAGGGTCCGATGCCGGGCCTGCTGATCAAGTACCTGCACATCGATCCCGTGTCCGGGTTCTACACCCGCCTCGTCCACGCGTCCGAGGGGTGGGCCGACCACCGGCTGGCCCACCACCCGTGCTACGAGGAGGCCTACACGACGCAGGGTCACATGACGTACAACTTCGGCACCCTCGTCGAGGGCACCTACTTCTTCCGTCCGGCCCGCGTGAAGCACGGCCACTTCACGTCGATGGAAGGCGGGGCGACCTGGCTCCTGCGGTCCGACGGCGAGCTCACCAACTGGTACACCCAGAACGAGTACGTGCGGTGGGGCGGCGAGGCGGTCAACTACGGTCCGAACGGGGGCCGGATGGTCTGGTCGCAGTCCACCCACGACCTGGCTCAGCCGTGGCGGGACCCCGACGACCTGGCCCACCTGTACAAGAGCCTTCAGTTCCAGTGGGACAGGGGAGCCAAGGACGTCCCGTACAAGCCGCACGGGACCGGTCCGGACCCGAGCCTCGTCCAGCTCGCGAAGGCGTTCGAACGGGCCCGGATGGCGGAGCACGGCCACGGAGAGCACACGCACGACGACGAGGAGGCCGTCCCGACGCACGAGGCGATGGGCCTGGCCGACCCCCGATCGCTCGAGCACCCCGACGAGCGCACCGACCGGCGCAGCCACGACTGGGGAGCGGGCCGTCCGTACAAGCAGGGAGACCCCACCCCCGCACCGATCCTGTCCAGCCTCCCGGTGAGGTCCCGCAAGGCGGGCCGCTGGGACGGCGACGGGATGTGA